A window of Ictidomys tridecemlineatus isolate mIctTri1 chromosome 1, mIctTri1.hap1, whole genome shotgun sequence contains these coding sequences:
- the Nlrp3 gene encoding NACHT, LRR and PYD domains-containing protein 3, with the protein MASVRCRLARYLEDLEDSDLKKFKMHLEDYPPQKGCTPLPRGHTERADHLDLATLMIDFNGEEKAWAMAVWIFSAINRRDLYEKARREQPEADNAHVSGPTVVCQEDSIEEEWKSLLTCLSRISACKKKHDYCKEYRRHVRSRFHCIEDRNARLGESVDLNRRYTRLRLVKEYPSQQEREQELLAISGTKTWDRPMSPIKLEQLFEPNDQHSEPVHTVVFQGAAGIGKTILARKIMLDWASGKLFQDKFDYLFYIHCREVSLVTPRSLGDLIVSCCPDPNPPVHKIMRKPSRVLFLMDGFDELQGAFDEHLGVVCTDWQKAEPGDVLLSSLIRKKLLPEASLLITTRPVALEKLQHLLDHPRHVEILGFSETRRKEYFFKYFSTEAQASEAFRLIQENEILFTMCFIPLVCWIVCTGLKQQMESGKGLAQTSKTTTAVYVFFLSSLLHSRGGAQEQHLSAHLRSLCSLAADGIWNQKILFEECDLRDHGLQEVDVSAFLRMNLFQKEVDCEKLYSFIHMTFQEFFAAMYYLLEEEEEEEAGRERGVPTRCLELPDRDVRVLLENYGKFEKGYLIFVVRFLFGLVNQERASYLEKKLSCKISQQVRVELLKWIETKAKAKKLQVQPSQLELFYCLYEMQEEDFVQRALDHFPKMEINLSTRMDHVVSSFCIKNCRCVEKLSLGFLHNLPKEEEEEEEESRHLPTSQRALLDPHAAYSHRLVSCSLTSSFCRGLFSVLSSNQCLTELDLSDNTLGDPGTRVLCEALQQPGCNIQRLWLGRCGLSHLCCFDISLVLSSNQKLVELDLSDNALGDFGVRLLCVGLKHILCCLQKLWLVSCCLTSACCQDLAAALSASRSLTRLYIGENALGDSGVGTLCEAVGHPQCSLQKLGLVNSGLTSSCCSALSSVLRTNRSLTHLYLRGNALGDAGVKLLCEGLLLPSCRLQLLELDNCSLTSHCCWHLSRILTSNRSLQKLSLGNNDLGDLGVMMLCEVLKQRGCFLRSLQLCEMYFNYETKCALEMLQEERPELTIIFEPSW; encoded by the exons ATAACGCTCATGTTTCCGGTCCCACTGTGGTGTGCCAGGAAGACAGCATCGAAGAGGAGTGGAAGAGTTTGCTGACCTGTCTTTCCAGAATCTCAGCTTGTAAAAAGAAGCATG ATTACTGCAAGGAGTACCGGAGACATGTGAGGAGCAGGTTCCACTGCATCGAGGACAGGAACGCGCGCCTGGGCGAGAGCGTGGACCTCAACAGGCGCTACACGCGGCTGCGGCTGGTCAAGGAGTACCCGAGCCAGCAGGAGCGGGAGCAGGAGCTGCTGGCCATCAGCGGGACCAAGACGTGGGACAGGCCCATGAGCCCCATCAAGCTGGAGCAGCTATTCGAGCCCAACGACCAGCATTCAGAGCCTGTGCACACGGTGGTATTCCAGGGAGCTGCCGGCATCGGGAAAACGATCCTGGCCAGAAAGATTATGTTGGACTGGGCATCCGGAAAGCTCTTCCAGGACAAGTTTGACTATCTGTTCTACATTCACTGTCGCGAGGTGAGCCTGGTGACCCCGAGGAGCCTGGGGGACCTGATCGTCAGCTGCTGCCCTGACCCAAACCCACCTGTGCACAAGATCATGCGCAAGCCATCCAGGGTTCTCTTCCTCATGGATGGCTTCGATGAGCTGCAGGGAGCCTTTGACGAGCACTTAGGCGTGGTCTGCACCGACTGGCAGAAGGCCGAGCCAGGGGATGTCCTCCTGAGCAGCCTCATCAGGAAGAAGCTGCTGCCTGAGGCCTCTCTGCTGATCACAACAAGGCCCGTGGCCCTGGAGAAACTGCAGCACCTACTGGACCACCCTCGGCATGTGGAGATCCTGGGTTTCTCCGAGACCAGAAGGAAGGAGTATTTCTTCAAGTACTTCTCCACGGAGGCACAAGCCAGTGAGGCCTTCAGGCTGATCCAGGAGAATGAGATCCTGTTCACCATGTGCTTCATCCCGCTGGTCTGCTGGATAGTGTGCACCGGGCTGAAGCAGCAGATGGAGAGTGGGAAGGGCCTGGCTCAGACGTCCAAGACCACGACAGCTGTGTATGTCTTCTTCCTCTCCAGCCTGCTGCACTCCCGTGGGGGCGCCCAGGAGCAGCACCTCTCCGCCCACCTCCggagcctctgctctctggctgCGGATGGAATCTGGAACCAGAAGATCCTCTTTGAGGAGTGTGACCTGAGGGACCACGGCCTGCAGGAGGTGGACGTGTCGGCCTTCCTGAGGATGAATCTGTTCCAGAAGGAGGTGGACTGCGAGAAGCTCTACAGCTTCATCCATATGACCTTCCAGGAGTTCTTTGCGGCCATGTACTAcctgctggaggaggaggaggaggaggaggcgggcAGGGAGAGGGGTGTGCCCACTCGGTGTCTGGAGCTTCCAGACCGAGATGTCAGGGTGCTGCTGGAGAACTACGGCAAGTTCGAGAAGGGATACCTGATCTTTGTGGTGCGCTTCCTCTTTGGCCTTGTAAACCAGGAGAGAGCCTCGTACTTGGAGAAAAAACTGAGCTGCAAGATTTCTCAGCAAGTCAGGGTGGAGCTGCTGAAATGGATTGAAACCAAAGCCAAGGCCAAGAAGCTGCAGGTGCAGCCCAGCCAGCTGGAGCTATTTTACTGCCTGTACGAGATGCAGGAGGAGGACTTTGTGCAGCGGGCCCTGGACCACTTCCCCAAAATGGAGATCAACCTCTCCACCAGAATGGACCATGTGGTTTCTTCCTTCTGTATCAAGAACTGTCGTTGTGTGGAGAAACTTTCCCTGGGGTTTCTGCACAACTtgcccaaggaggaggaggaagaggaggaggagagtagACATCTCCCCACCAGCCAGCGAGCTCTCCTGGATCCTCATGCTGCTTATTCTCACAG GCTGGTGAGCTGCTCTCTCACGTCCAGCTTTTGCCGGGGCCTCTTCTCAGTGCTGAGCAGCAATCAGTGCCTGACTGAGCTGGACCTCAGTGACAACACCCTGGGGGACCCAGGCACGAGGGTGCTCTGCGAGGCTCTCCAGCAGCCGGGCTGCAACATCCAGAGGCTGTG GCTGGGGCGCTGTGGCCTTTCCCATCTGTGCTGCTTCGACATCTCCTTGGTGCTGAGCAGCAACCAGAAGCTGGTGGAGCTGGACCTGAGTGACAACGCCCTGGGAGACTTTGGGGTCCGGCTTCTGTGTGTGGGCCTGAAGCAcatactctgctgtctgcagaAACTCTG GTTGGTCAGTTGCTGCCTCACCTCAGCGTGCTGCCAGGACCTCGCAGCCGCGCTGAGCGCCAGTCGCTCCTTGACTAGACTCTACATTGGAGAGAACGCCTTGGGCGACTCAGGAGTCGGGACTCTCTGCGAGGCCGTCGGACATCCACAGTGCAGCCTGCAGAAGCTGGG GTTGGTGAACTCTGGCCTCACATCCTCTTGCTGCTCAGCTCTGTCCTCCGTGCTCAGAACAAACCGGAGCCTCACACACCTGTACCTGCGTGGCAATGCTCTTGGGGACGCTGGCGTCAAGCTCCTCTGTGAGGGGCTCCTGCTTCCCAGCTGCAGGCTGCAGTTGTTGGA ACTGGACAACTGCAGCCTCACCTCACACTGCTGCTGGCATCTTTCCAGGATCCTGACCTCCAACCGGAGCCTGCAGAAGCTGAGCCTGGGTAACAATGACCTTGGCGACCTTGGGGTCATGATGCTCTGTGAGGTCCTGAAGCAGCGGGGCTGTTTCCTCCGGAGCCTACA GTTGTGTGAGATGTATTTCAATTATGAGACAAAATGTGCATTAGAAATGCTCCAGGAAGAAAGGCCAGAGTTGACCATCATCTTTGAGCCTTCATGGTAG
- the Or2b11 gene encoding olfactory receptor 2B11: MRSDNQSLLWDPPKYFILLGISDRPWLELPLFVVLLVSYILAMLGNISIILVSRLDAQLQSPMYIFLSHLSFLDLCYTTTTVPQMLANMGSSRKTISYGGCTMQYAIFHWLGCTECIVLAAMALDRYVAICEPLRYAIIMHRPLCQQLVAVAWLSGFGNSLVQVVLTVQLPFCGQQVLNNFFCEVPAMIKLSCADTAVNDTTLAVLVAFFVLVPLALILLSYGFIARAVLRIQSSKGRHKAFGTCSSHLVVVSLFYLPAIYMYLQPPSSYSQEQGKFISLFYSIITPTLNPFIYTLRNKDVKGALRRLLARAWKPCRR, from the coding sequence ATGAGAAGTGACAACCAGAGCCTCCTGTGGGATCCTCCGAAGTACTTCATCCTTCTGGGCATCTCTGACAGACCATGGCTAGAACTTCCTCTCTTCGTGGTCCTCCTGGTGTCCTACATTCTGGCCATGCTGGGAAACATTTCCATCATCCTGGTGTCACGGCTGGATGCCCAGCTGCAGAGCCCCATGTACATCTTCCTCAGCCACCTGTCCTTCCTAGACCTGTGCTACACGACCACCACAGTCCCCCAGATGCTGGCCAACATGGGCAGCTCCAGAAAGACCATCAGCTACGGTGGCTGCACCATGCAGTATGCCATTTTCCACTGGCTGGGGTGCACCGAGTGCATCGTCCTGGCTGCCATGGCCCTGGACCGTTACGTGGCCATCTGTGAGCCCCTGCGGTATGCCATTATCATGCACCGCCCTCTCTGCCAGCAGCTTGTGGCTGTGGCCTGGCTCAGTGGCTTTGGCAACTCCCTTGTTCAAGTGGTCCTGACAGTCCAGCTGCCCTTCTGCGGGCAGCAGGTGCTGAACAACTTCTTCTGCGAGGTGCCAGCTATGATCAAGCTGTCGTGTGCGGATACCGCAGTGAATGACACCACACTGGCTGTTCTGGTGGCCTTCTTTGTGCTGGTCCCCCTGGCTCTCATCCTCCTCTCCTATGGCTTCATTGCCCGGGCTGTGCTCAGGATCCAGTCCTCCAAGGGACGGCACAAGGCCTTTGGGACCTGTTCCTCCCACCTGGTGGTGGTCTCCCTCTTCTACCTGCCTGCCATCTACATGTATCTACAGCCCCCCTCCAGCTACTCCCAAGAGCAGGGCAAGTTCATCTCCCTCTTCTACTCCATAATCACACCCACCCTCAATCCCTTCATCTACACCCTGAGGAATAAGGACGTGAAGGGAGCTCTAAGGAGACTCCTGGCCAGGGCCTGGAAGCCCTGCAGAAGATGA